The following coding sequences lie in one Polyodon spathula isolate WHYD16114869_AA chromosome 15, ASM1765450v1, whole genome shotgun sequence genomic window:
- the LOC121327932 gene encoding centrosomal protein of 97 kDa-like: protein MAASEWEEDCNMANIQGSVVDLSGQDMQKLDPVFPCAAGTHTLILDKNQIIKLEHLEKCKELMQLSAANNRLVRMMGVAKLTNLRVLNLPNNSIGYVEGLKDLGHLEWLNLAGNNIKVIDQINNCVALKHLDLSDNNISQITDLSKLPSLKTLLLHGNIITTLRTVPIHLPKGLNILSLAENEICDLNEVSFLTSLSELEQLSIMSNPCVMATPSLPGYDYRPYIVSWCLSLKILDGYIVSQKEGLKAEWLYSQGKGRSYRPGQHIQLVQYLASVCPLSSSPALQSAEDAKLEKILNKQRLHQKQLQQQFQKGCPPSSSTLNQPVQLPVEHCSPVHTPLGSVDREPIPQVNTWLGMSVSADNSYSAEQSAQSSSSRNELLYLEDVHTDEDKLNCSLLSSESTFMPVTSGMSPLSPACELKLEREEVSDKDLDATVLQFRNSSETGVREAKEPVWTEKQTVGKAAREGHSSCDIAASVTGSNLLEIALPFEERSEQTVTEEEKGILHGLNEAAIRIQACWRGFWTRRFDPRAKEVCSEIRLRRMQDHIVFLSDELRQLRKEYEEEQIQRLVQEEAVKFMWKQLQYFQQWQQSVNQQLQYASQREIPSSSTLAPSILSFSNLYDPKPHNSLAFSTEGPASHCCEQSFPDSGFHSCAGGGEPDQLRRTLLSSQCSTDESLSSGTGASIETVRPFTEGQTKNGEGTELGKEVNSKESSRSEQDSSLLEQYLNSVQQLEEAEDRVGERIESPRSNSAEVGETPPRLPLPPQETSAVLQADWTPSPEVKDRGVEPALQGLSVEAGT from the exons ATGGCGGCATCTGAGTGGGAAGAAGACTGTAATATGGCAAATATTCAAG GATCTGTGGTTGATTTGTCAGGCCAGGATATGCAGAAGCTGGATCCAGTGTTTCCCTGCGCTGCTGGAACCCACACGCTGATCCTGGACAAGAACCAGATCATAAAGCTGGAGCATCTGGAAAAGTGTAAAGAGTTAATGCAG TTGTCTGCGGCCAACAATCGGCTTGTGCGGATGATGGGAGTAGCCAAACTGACGAACCTCAGGGTACTGAACTTGCCCAACAACAGCATTGGGTATGTTGAAGGGCTAAAGGACCTGGGACATCTGGAGTGGCTGAACTTAGCTGGGAACAACATCAAG gTAATTGATCAGATAAACAACTGTGTTGCGCTGAAGCACCTGGACTTGTCTGACAACAACATCTCGCAGATAACAGACCTCTCAAAGCTTCCCTCATTAAAG ACTCTCCTGCTTCATGGAAACATCATAACAACCCTGCGCACTGTGCCAATTCATCTGCCTAAAGGGCTGAACATCCTGTCTTTGGcagaaaatgaaatatgtgaTCTCAATGAG GTTTCTTTTCTGACTTCGCTCTCTGAACTGGAACAGCTGTCCATTATGAGCAACCCCTGTGTAATGGCTACTCCCTCCCTTCCTGGGTACGACTATCGGCCCTACATAGTTAGCTGGTGCCTCAGTCTCAAGATCCTAGATGGGTACATTGTGTCACAGAAGGAAGG gttGAAGGCAGAGTGGCTCTATAGTCAAGGCAAAGGGCGATCATACCGTCCTGGGCAGCACATCCAGCTGGTGCAGTACCTGGCTTCAGTCTGCCCCCTGTCATCCAGCCCTGCCTTGCAGTCTGCAGAGGATGCCAAACTGGAGAAGATACTAAACAAACAAAG ACTTCatcagaaacagctgcagcagcagtttcaGAAAGGATGTCCACCCAGCTCATCCACACTGAACCAACCTGTTCAACTCCCAGTCGAGCACTGCAGTCCAGTACACACACCACTGGGGTCCGTTGACAGAG AGCCTATACCTCAGGTCAACACCTGGTTGGGAATGAGTGTGTCTGCTGATAACTCCTACTCTGCTGAGCAGTCAGCACAATCCTCTTCATCCCGCAACGAGCTCTTATACCTGGAAGATGTCCACACGGACGAGGACAAGCTGAACTGCAGCCTCCTGTCCTCTGAGTCCACATTCATGCCTGTGACTTCCGGCATGTCCCCTCTGTCACCTGCCTGCGAGCTGAAGCTTGAAAGGGAGGAGGTGTCAGACAAGGACCTTGATGCTACAGTCCTGCAATTCAGAAATAGTTCAGAGACTGGGGTGAGAGAGGCTAAGGAGCCAGTCTGGACAGAGAAGCAGACTGTTGGGAAGGCAGCAAGAGAGGGTCACAGCAGTTGTGACATTGCAGCTTCTGTGACTGGAAGCAATCTGCTGGAGATAGCGCTGCCCTTTGAAGAGAGGTCTGAGCAAACCGTTACTGAGGAAGAGAAAGGTATCCTTCATGGTTTGAATGAAGCAGCCATCAGAATTCAGGCATGTTGGCGAGGCTTTTGGACCAGGCGTTTCGACCCCAGGGCTAAGGAAGTTTGCTCTGAAATCCGCCTGCGCAGAATGCAGGACCACATTGTGTTCCTGTCTGATGAATTAAGACA GCTGAGAAAGGAGTATGAAGAAGAGCAAATACAGAGGCTTGTGCAAGAAGAGGCTGTAAAATTCATGTGGAAACAG cttCAGTActtccagcagtggcagcagtCTGTAAACCAGCAGCTTCAGTATGCTTCCCAGCGAGAGATTCCTTCATCCAGTACTTTGGCTCCATCCATTCTCTCCTTCTCAAATCTCTATGATCCCAAACCCCACAACTCTCTGGCATTCAGCACCGAAGGACCAGCATCCCACTGCTGCGAGCAGTCCTTCCCTGACTCTGGCTTCCACTCCTGTGCTGGTGGGGGCGAACCTGACCAGCTAAGACGCACCCTGCTTTCCAGCCAATGCAGTACGGACGAGAGCCTGAGCTCTGGCACTGGGGCCTCTATAGAGACTGTGCGGCCATTCACTGAGGGGCAGACTAAGAACGGGGAAGGCACGGAACTGGGCAAGGAGGTAAACAGCAAGGAGAGTTCACGGAGTGAACAGGACAGCAGCCTGCTTGAGCAATATCTGAATTCTGTccagcagctggaggaggcagaggaCCGGGTTGGGGAGAGGATAGAGAGCCCCAGATCCAACTCTGCAGAAGTGGGAGAGACCCCCCCAcgtcttcctcttcctcctcaagAGACATCGGCAGTATTACAGGCTGACTGGACTCCCAGTCCAGAGGTAAAGGACAGGGGGGTGGAGCCA
- the LOC121327887 gene encoding PEST proteolytic signal-containing nuclear protein-like: MADEKQSDGNVLNDGGPEEKGGKGVKTKTVSSSNGGGSTGRSADKRSAKQAAGDSNSQPAPAKVSKIAFPSGSQLIKKPAPISIKLGASKPKEAAPVLPAKIPAVAAVFNEEEDSEPEEMPPEAKMRMKNIGRDTPTSAGPNSFNKGKHGFSDHQKLWERKQKKQLDRTPDK, encoded by the exons GACCCGAAGAGAAGGGAGGCAAAGGTGTGAAAACTAAGACTGTCTCTTCCAGCAATGGAGGGGGGAGCACAGGCCGGAGCGCGGACAAGCGATCTGCCAAACAGGCAGCCGGGGACTCCAACTCACAACCGGCACCGGCCAAAGTCTCTAAAATAGCATTCCCATCAGGCAGTCAGCTGATCAAGAAgccagcccctatctctatcaaaCTGGGAGCCAGC AAACCGAAAGAGGCTGCTCCAGTTCTGCCTGCTAAGATACCTGCAGTAGCAGCAGTTTTCAACGAGGAAGAAGAT AGTGAACCAGAAGAAATGCCACCAGAAGCAAAAATGAGGATGAAAAACATCGGCAG agaTACGCCTACGTCAGCAGGACCCAACTCGTTTAACAAGGGCAAGCATGGCTTTTCTGATCACCAAAAACTCTGGGAAAGGAAGCAAAAGAAACAGCTAGACAGGACTCCAGataaataa
- the LOC121327934 gene encoding 60S ribosomal protein L24-like, which translates to MYLCPSHDPLFLFAILAAAMKVELCSFSGYKIYPGHGRRYARIDGKVFQFLNGKCEAAFLSKRNPRQINWTVLYRRKHKKGQSEEVQKKRTRRAVKFQRAITGASLAEIMAKRNQKPEVRKAQREQAIRAAKDAKKAKQVTKKTSAPSAKAPAKAAPKQKIAKPTKAQQPRVGGKR; encoded by the exons ATGTACTTGTGCCCGTCCCATGATCCTCTCTTTCTTTTCGCCATCTTAGCCGCAGCCATGAA GGTCGAGCTGTGCAGCTTTAGCGGTTACAAAATCTACCCTGGTCACGGTAGGCGATACGCCAGGATAGACGGAAAG gtTTTCCAGTTCCTGAATGGAAAATGCGAGGCAGCTTTCCTTTCCAAGAGGAATCCTCGGCAGATCAACTGGACTGTTCTATATAGGCGCAAGCACAAGAAGGGCCAGTCC GAAGAGGTGCAGAAGAAGCGAACCCGCCGTGCTGTGAAGTTTCAGAGGGCCATCACCGGCGCTTCTCTGGCAGAAATTATGGCTAAAAGAAACCAGAAGCCTGAGGTGCGCAAGGCCCAGAGGGAGCAGGCGATCAG GGCTGCTAAGGATGCTAAGAAAGCCAAGCAGGTAACCAAGAAGACATCTGCCCCAAGTGCTAAG gctcCAGCAAAGGCTGCACCTAAACAGAAGATCGCCAAGCCCACAAAGGCACAGCAACCACGTGTTGGTGGAAAACGCTAA
- the LOC121327878 gene encoding zinc finger and BTB domain-containing protein 11-like — translation MSSEESYLAILRYLTDEREPYAPGTEGNVKRKIRKAAACYVVRDGTLYYQRRQKGREKFAELEVVLQAGRRKGLIEAAHITAGGEHLNRHQSWHLISQKYWWRGILKHVKDYIKECSRCQEKQDRTRVWPDSVPLDEFGEDSRTKEDDEGEEEEEEEISISELQSSARPRPSRTVKLVSKHELVFVDSKGIVKQCSSKHGQAMLDKLNSQRLNNQFCDITLLIEGEEYRAHKSVLAACSAYFSELFIEKGAISSHEAVVDLSGFSKSSFLPLLEFAYTSNLCFNFCSMAEIATLARHLLMLEVLEICEFVHKQVEEKKLTVYQKGDVHTIVSSGVVSEEHEAAQAFTEEHIEPQPPQEQEVEMPGNSEEGPFLVTVQDDDDASGGIIFNGETAAAGTKHQADIQTMRVAESMTIAAVIQSTESPAATEVIQDDPPEKSQEPDAIVINIETAEGASKAVVHLEARAPPVIEEEEEGAEEVQQPVPVPKRKRGRPAKVKQEVIVVEEVETPDVMEVAEDSAGLCDGEATVDDTYKSRLRQRSLEEGGYIRLHMGMENKLQNRKGNPRSAVQKVAQRLVKRGRLMQPPKKQQGEQAESTESEHMCTECGMVFQRRYALIMHTLKHEKSRGYKCTLCNKDFQYAASLRAHLVRHKRKSETAQPSSRAIPEADAEEGAAVGKSKGRTKREFVCDICGRTLPKLYSLRIHMLNHTGVRPHTCKVCGKSFAHKHSLKMHKALHDTLKQFQCTLCDKSFVTKRSLQEHMSIHTGESKYLCAACGKSFHRASGLSKHLKRHQPKPEIRGFPCTQCDKSFYEARDLQQHMNKHLGLKPFQCQVCGKCYSWKKDWYSHVKSHSVSEPYKCNVCGKEFYEKALFRRHVKKATHGKKGRVKQNLERECEHCGRKFMQLREYRRHMNNHQGVKPFECLTCGVAWADARSLKRHVRTHTGERPYVCPVCQDAYIDARTLRKHMTKFHNDYIPGKIMLEKDTLQFHNQGTQVEHAISIIAPDLPPELGERSEEELVSEEIETVLVTEETIEAVEAVAATEECDAVSTLSDQSIMQVVNYVLSHQTGPVKLPEVPPEAIETVEVEVAHVPETE, via the exons ATGTCTAGCGAGGAGAGCTACCTGGCCATCCTGCGCTACCTGACTGATGAACGTGAGCCCTACGCCCCGGGGACAGAGGGAAATGTCAAGCGCAAGATCCGCAAGGCTGCCGCCTGCTATGTTGTGCGGGATGGTACGCTGTACTACCAGCGGCGTCAGAAAGGCCGGGAGAAGTTTGCCGAGCTGGAAGTAGTTTTGCAGGCTGGGCGGCGGAAGGGACTGATCGAGGCCGCACACATCACCGCCGGAGGAGAGCACCTCAACCGCCACCAAAGCTGGCATCTCATATCGCAAAAGTACTGGTGGAGAG GTATATTAAAGCATGTGAAAGACTATATCAAAGAATGCAGCCGATGCCAGGAAAAGCAGGATCGCACTCGGGTGTGGCCTGACTCGGTACCCCTGGATGAGTTTGGTGAGGACAGCAGAACCAAGGAGGATGATGAGGgcgaggaggaggaagaggaggagattAGTATCTCTGAGCTGCAGTCCAGTGCCAGACCCAGGCCCTCTAGAACAGTCAAGCTTGTTTCCAAGCATGAGCTGGTGTTT GTGGACAGCAAAGGCATTGTAAAGCAATGCTCATCGAAGCATGGACAGGCGATGCTGGACAAGCTAAACTCGCAGAGGCTCAATAATCAGTTCTGCGACATCACATTGCTGATCGAGGGGGAGGAGTACAGGGCGCACAAGTCCGTTTTGGCAGCCTGCAGCGCCTACTTCAGTGAGCTCTTCATTGAGAAGGGAGCCATCTCCAGCCACGAGGCCGTAGTTGATCTGTCAG GCTTCAGCAAATCCAGCTTTCTTCCTTTGTTGGAGTTCGCCTACACTTCAAACCTGTGCTTCAACTTCTGCAGCATGGCTGAGATCGCCACTCTGGCACGCCACCTGCTTATGCTGGAGGTGCTGGAGATATGTGAATTTGTGCACAAACAGGTGGAGGAGAAGAAGCTGACAGTCTACCAAAAGGGGGACGTGCACACCATTGTGTCCTCTGGGGTCGTGTCTGAGGAACATGAGGCGGCCCAGGCTTTCACCGAGGAGCACATAGAGCCGCAGCCTCCCCAGGAGCAGGAGGTGGAAATGCCTGGGAACAGTGAAGAGGGGCCTTTCCTGGTGACTGTCCAGGATGACGACGATGCCTCCGGTGGCATTATTTTTAATGGGGAGACTGCGGCTGCAGGAACCAAACATCAAGCTGACATTCAGACCATGAGGGTAGCAGAGAGTATGACTATAGCTGCTGTAATCCAAAGCACTGAGTCTCCAGCTGCGACTGAAGTCATTCAGGATGACCCCCCAGAAAAAAGCCAAGAGCCTGACGCCATTGTGATAAATATTGAGACAGCCGAGGGTGCCTCAAAAGCCGTGGTGCATTTGGAGGCCAGAGCACCCCCTGttatagaggaggaggaggagggggcagAGGAAGTCCAACAGCCTGTTCCGGTCCCTAAACGGAAGCGCGGCCGTCCGGCCAAGGTGAAGCAGGAGGTGATTGTGGTGGAAGAGGTGGAGACCCCGGATGTCATGGAGGTGGCCGAGGACAGTGCAGGCCTCTGTGACGGGGAAGCCACAGTGGATGATACATATAAGAGCAGACTGAGGCAGCGCTCCCTGGAGGAGGGGGGCTACATCCGGCTCCACATGGGCATGGAAAACAAGCTGCAGAACAGGAAGGGGAACCCCCGCTCTGCTGTCCAGAAG GTGGCTCAGCGGCTGGTGAAACGGGGGCGGTTGATGCAGCCTCCCAAGAAGCAGCAAGGAGAGCAGGCTGAGTCGACTGAGAGTGAGCACATGTGCACTGAATGTGGTATGGTCTTTCAGCGCCGGTACGCCCTCATCATGCACACACTGAAGCATGAAAAATCCAGAGGTTATAAATGCACG CTCTGCAATAAGGATTTCCAGTATGCAGCCTCCCTGCGTGCCCACTTGGTCCGACATAAACGCAAGAGTGAGACCGCACAGCCCAGCAGCAGGGCAATCCCTGAAGCGGATGCAGAGGAAGGGGCAGCAGTGGGGAAGTCCAAGGGCCGAACTAAGAGGGAGTTTGTCTGTGATATCTGCGGGAGGACTCTGCCTAAGCTCTACTCCCTCCGTATACACATGCTGAATCACACAGGCGTCCGGCCGCATACATGCAAG GTGTGTGGGAAGTCATTTGCCCACAAGCATAGTTTGAAAATGCACAAAGCCCTTCACGATACCTTAAAGCAGTTTCAGTGCACGTTGTGTGATAAATCCTTTGTCACCAAGCGCAGCCTCCAGGAGCACATGAGCATCCACACAG GAGAGTCCAAGTACCTGTGCGCTGCATGTGGGAAGTCATTCCACAGAGCCTCGGGACTGAGCAAGCACTTAAAGAGGCACCAGCCGAAGCCTGAAATCCGTGGATTCCCATGTACTCA ATGTGATAAAAGCTTCTATGAGGCGAGAGACCTCCAGCAGCACATGAACAAGCACTTGGGCTTAAAGCCGTTCCAGTGTCAGGTGTGTGGGAAGTGCTACAGCTGGAAGAAGGACTGGTACTCCCATGTGAAGTCACACTCTGTCTCCGAGCCCTACAA GTGCAATGTGTGTGGGAAAGAGTTTTATGAGAAGGCTCTGTTCCGGAGACATGTCAAAAAGGCCACTCACGGCAAGAAGGGCAGAGTGAAGCAGAACCTGGAGCGTGAATGCGAGCACTGTGGTAGGAAGTTCATGCAGCTCCGCGAATACAGGAGACACATGAACAACCACCAGG GCGTGAAGCCTTTCGAGTGTCTGACGTGCGGAGTGGCGTGGGCGGACGCTCGCTCACTGAAGCGGCATGTGCGCACGCACACAGGAGAGAGGCCCTACGTGTGCCCAGTCTGCCAGGACGCCTACATCGACGCCCGCACTCTGCGCAAGCACATGACCAAGTTCCACAATGACTACATCCCTGGCAAGATCATGCTGGAGAAGGACACACTGCAGTTCCACAACCAGGGCACACAAGTGGAGCATGCCATCAGCATCATTGCCCCCGACCTGCCTCCCGAGCTGGGGGAGCGGAGCGAGGAGGAGCTGGTCAGCGAGGAGATCGAGACCGTTCTGGTCACTGAGGAGACCATTGAGGCCGTTGAAGCAGTGGCCGCCACTGAGGAGTGTGATGCTGTTTCCACCCTGTCTGACCAGAGCATCATGCAGGTGGTTAACTACGTCCTGTCCCATCAGACAGGCCCCGTCAAGCTGCCTGAGGTTCCCCCTGAAGCCATTGAAACTGTGGAAGTGGAAGTGGCGCATGTTCCAGAGACAGAGTGA